Proteins co-encoded in one Cuculus canorus isolate bCucCan1 chromosome 22, bCucCan1.pri, whole genome shotgun sequence genomic window:
- the DLGAP3 gene encoding disks large-associated protein 3 isoform X2 yields the protein MKGYHGEHSQAQPSSGHRCRCIPEDCKHPADYIQHGPEGRPPYLLSPSEPCSLEHPYCPVRSPGAASECPGVPLSEPPSASASSTFPRMHHAQQPYDSCDECMATAHPSSKINRLPPTLLDQFEKQLPLHHDGFHTLQYPRAGGAEPRSESPSRIRHLVHSVQKLFAKSHSLEAPAKRDYNGAKMDGRGDGYHHHHHHHHHHHHQSRHGKRSKSKDRKVDSRHRSKMMGWWSSDDNLDSDSSYMVSGRHAAGQGTQYCMDAPESAFRDLTLKSLKGGGEGKCLACAGMSMSLDGQTLKRSAWHTMTVSQAREAYPSAGGTEKTLMLQEAKAKDRAYQYLQVPQDEWSGYPAAGKDGEIPCRRMRSGSYIKAMGDEDSADSDASAKVSPRAATRRDSYRRSSSADQARTNCCTPPRMLPRGQGYGRSFTTGQINDELNHQFEAVCESVFGEVESQAVEALDLPGCFRMRSHSYLRAIQAGCSQDDDCLSLFSMSAPAGPPITSSILKPSTSFSYRKAPPPIPPGTKAKPIISVTAQSSTESTHESYLPSEVTRSPAWSKDAAARCNSAESLETSKVTSVALDLPPVQPRAAPKPSTLIIKAIPGREELRSLARQRKWRPSIGVQVEAVSDSDTESRSQREFHSIGVQVEEDKRRARFKRSNSVTAGVQADLELEGFAGLAVATEDKALQFGRPFQRHSSEPESGRQYAVYKTVHTQGQWAYREDYQLQYDTVEVPRRDAWMERGSRSLPDSGRASPCHRDGEWFIKLLQAEVEKMEGWCQQMEREAEDYDLPEEILEKIRSAVGSAQLLMSQKVQQFYRLCQQNMDPNAFPVPTFQDLAGFWDLLQLSIEDVSMKFAELQQLKANGWKIVEPKEEKKVPPPIPKKPPRSKVHPVKERSLDSVDRQRQEARKRLLAAKRAASFRQSSATESADSIEIYIPEAQTRL from the exons ATGAAGGGCTACCATGGGGAGCACAGCCAGGCACAGCCCTCCTCCGGCCACCGCTGCCGCTGCATCCCAGAGGACTGCAAGCATCCCGCCGACTACATCCAACACGGCCCCGAGGGCCGGCCGCCGTACCTCCTCAGCCCCAGCGAGCCGTGTTCTCTGGAGCATCCCTACTGCCCGGTGCGGAGCCCTGGCGCGGCCAGCGAGTGCCCGGGCGTGCCCTTGAGCGAGCCGCCCTCCGCCAGCGCCAGCAGCACCTTCCCGAGGATGCACCACGCGCAGCAGCCCTACGACTCCTGCGACGAATGCATGGCGACCGCCCACCCCTCCAGCAAGATCAACCGCCTGCCCCCCACGCTGCTGGACCAGTTTGagaagcagctgcctctgcaccACGACGGCTTCCACACGCTGCAGTACCCTCGGGCCGGCGGCGCCGAGCCCCGCAGCGAGAGCCCCAGCCGCATCCGCCACCTCGTCCACTCCGTTCAGAAGCTCTTCGCCAAGTCCCACTCCCTGGAGGCGCCGGCCAAGCGGGACTATAACGGCGCCAAGATGGACGGGCGTGGGGACGGctaccaccaccatcaccaccaccaccaccatcatcacCACCAGTCCCGCCATGGCAAGCGCAGCAAGAGTAAGGACCGCAAGGTGGACTCCCGGCACCGGTCCAAGATGATGGGCTGGTGGAGCTCCGATGACAACCTGGACAGCGATAGCAGCTACATGGTGTCGGGCCGGCACGCTGCCGGCCAGGGCACCCAGTACTGCATGGACGCTCCCGAAAGTGCCTTCAGAGACTTGACCTTGAAGAGTCTAAAGGGTGGTGGGGAAGGAAAATGCCTGGCCTGTGCTggtatgtccatgtctctggATGGCCAGACGCTCAAGAGGAGCGCCTGGCACACCATGACCGTCAGCCAGGCGCGCGAAGCCTACCCCAGTGCCGGCGGCACCGAGAAGACCTTGATGCTTCAGGAGGCAAAGGCCAAAGACCGAGCGTATCAGTACCTGCAG GTGCCGCAGGACGAGTGGAGCGGGTACCCAGCGGCAGGCAAGGATGGGGAGATCCCCTGCCGAAGGATGCGCAGCGGCAGCTACATCAAGGCCATGGGTGATGAGGACAGTGCCGACTCAGACGCCAGTGCCAAAGTATCGCCCAGGGCGGCCACACGGCGAGACAGCTACCGCCGCTCCTCCAGCGCCGATCAGGCCAGGACCAA CTGCTGCACGCCACCGCGAATGCTGCCACGGGGACAGGGCTACGGGCGCTCCTTCACCACCGGCCAG ATCAATGACGAGCTCAACCACCAGTTCGAGGCCGTCTGCGAGTCGGTTTTTGGCGAGGTGGAGTCGCAGGCCGTGGAGGCGCTGGACCTGCCCGGTTGCTTCCGCATGCGGAGCCACAGTTACCTGCGGGCCATCCAGGCGGGCTGCTCCCAGGATGACGActgcctttccctcttctccatgTCGGCCCCCGCCGGGCCGCCCAtcaccagcagcatcctgaAGCCCAGCACCT CCTTCAGTTACAGAAAAGCTCCACCTCCCATCCCTCCAGGAACCAAAGCCAAACCCATCATCTCCGTCACggcacagagcagcactgagTCCACCCACGAGAGCTACCTGCCCAGCGAGGTCACCCGCAGCCCCGCGTGGTCCAAAGACGCCGCGGCCCGTTGCAACTCGGCCGAGAGCCTGGAGACCTCTAAAGTGACATCTGTGGCCCTCGATTTGCCTCCGGTCCAGCCCCGTGCTGCTCCCAAGCCCTCCACACTCATCATCAAGGCCATCCCCGGCCGGGAGGAGCTGAGGAGCTTGGCTCGGCAGCGAAAGTGGCGTCCCTCCATTGGCGTCCAG GTTGAGGCCGTCTCCGACTCGGATACGGAGAGCCGGAGCCAGAGGGAGTTCCACTCCATTGGGGTGCAGGTGGAGGAGGACAAAAG GCGAGCGCGCTTCAAACGCTCCAACAGCGTGACGGCAGGCGTGCAGGCGGACCTGGAGCTGGAGGGCTTTGCTGGCCTGGCCGTGGCCACCGAGGACAAAGCTTTGCAGTTTGGGCGCCCCTTCCAGCGACATTCCTCGGAGCCTGAGTCTGGGCGGCAGTACGCGGTGTACAAGACGGTCCACACGCAGGGGCAGTGGGCGTACCGGGAGGACTACCAGCTGCAGTACGACACCGTGGAAGTGCCCCGGAGGGATGCCTGGATGGAGCGGGGCTCCCGCAGCCTCCCCGACTCCGGCCGTGCCTCCCCCTGCCACCGCGATGGGGAATGGTTCATCAAACTGCTGCAGGCGGaggtggagaagatggaggGTTGGTGCCAGCagatggagagggaagcagaggacTACGACCTGCCGGAGGAGA TCCTGGAGAAGATCCGGAGCGCCGTGGGCAGCGCCCAGCTCCTCATGTCCCAGAAGGTGCAGCAGTTTTACCGCCTCTGCCAGCAGAACATG GATCCCAACGCATTCCCTGTGCCCACCTTCCAAGACCTGGCTGGCTTTTGGGACCTTCTGCAGCTTTCCATCGAGGATGTCAGTATGAAGTTTGCAGAGCTCCAACAGCTCAAGGCCAACGGGTGGAAGATTGTGGAGCCCAAG gaggagaagaaggtgCCTCCCCCGATACCAAAGAAGCCACCGCGCTCCAAGGTGCACCCGGTGAAGGAGCGCTCCCTGGACTCGGTGGACCGGCAACGGCAGGAGGCCCGCAAGCGGCTCTTGGCAGCCAAGCGAGCTGCCTCCTTCCGCCAGAGCTCGGCCACCGAGAGCGCGGACAGCATCGAGATCTACATCCCCGAGGCGCAGACCCGGCTGTGA
- the DLGAP3 gene encoding disks large-associated protein 3 isoform X1: protein MKGYHGEHSQAQPSSGHRCRCIPEDCKHPADYIQHGPEGRPPYLLSPSEPCSLEHPYCPVRSPGAASECPGVPLSEPPSASASSTFPRMHHAQQPYDSCDECMATAHPSSKINRLPPTLLDQFEKQLPLHHDGFHTLQYPRAGGAEPRSESPSRIRHLVHSVQKLFAKSHSLEAPAKRDYNGAKMDGRGDGYHHHHHHHHHHHHQSRHGKRSKSKDRKVDSRHRSKMMGWWSSDDNLDSDSSYMVSGRHAAGQGTQYCMDAPESAFRDLTLKSLKGGGEGKCLACAGMSMSLDGQTLKRSAWHTMTVSQAREAYPSAGGTEKTLMLQEAKAKDRAYQYLQVPQDEWSGYPAAGKDGEIPCRRMRSGSYIKAMGDEDSADSDASAKVSPRAATRRDSYRRSSSADQARTKFASRHYSDSYICNCPSCCTPPRMLPRGQGYGRSFTTGQINDELNHQFEAVCESVFGEVESQAVEALDLPGCFRMRSHSYLRAIQAGCSQDDDCLSLFSMSAPAGPPITSSILKPSTSFSYRKAPPPIPPGTKAKPIISVTAQSSTESTHESYLPSEVTRSPAWSKDAAARCNSAESLETSKVTSVALDLPPVQPRAAPKPSTLIIKAIPGREELRSLARQRKWRPSIGVQVEAVSDSDTESRSQREFHSIGVQVEEDKRRARFKRSNSVTAGVQADLELEGFAGLAVATEDKALQFGRPFQRHSSEPESGRQYAVYKTVHTQGQWAYREDYQLQYDTVEVPRRDAWMERGSRSLPDSGRASPCHRDGEWFIKLLQAEVEKMEGWCQQMEREAEDYDLPEEILEKIRSAVGSAQLLMSQKVQQFYRLCQQNMDPNAFPVPTFQDLAGFWDLLQLSIEDVSMKFAELQQLKANGWKIVEPKEEKKVPPPIPKKPPRSKVHPVKERSLDSVDRQRQEARKRLLAAKRAASFRQSSATESADSIEIYIPEAQTRL, encoded by the exons ATGAAGGGCTACCATGGGGAGCACAGCCAGGCACAGCCCTCCTCCGGCCACCGCTGCCGCTGCATCCCAGAGGACTGCAAGCATCCCGCCGACTACATCCAACACGGCCCCGAGGGCCGGCCGCCGTACCTCCTCAGCCCCAGCGAGCCGTGTTCTCTGGAGCATCCCTACTGCCCGGTGCGGAGCCCTGGCGCGGCCAGCGAGTGCCCGGGCGTGCCCTTGAGCGAGCCGCCCTCCGCCAGCGCCAGCAGCACCTTCCCGAGGATGCACCACGCGCAGCAGCCCTACGACTCCTGCGACGAATGCATGGCGACCGCCCACCCCTCCAGCAAGATCAACCGCCTGCCCCCCACGCTGCTGGACCAGTTTGagaagcagctgcctctgcaccACGACGGCTTCCACACGCTGCAGTACCCTCGGGCCGGCGGCGCCGAGCCCCGCAGCGAGAGCCCCAGCCGCATCCGCCACCTCGTCCACTCCGTTCAGAAGCTCTTCGCCAAGTCCCACTCCCTGGAGGCGCCGGCCAAGCGGGACTATAACGGCGCCAAGATGGACGGGCGTGGGGACGGctaccaccaccatcaccaccaccaccaccatcatcacCACCAGTCCCGCCATGGCAAGCGCAGCAAGAGTAAGGACCGCAAGGTGGACTCCCGGCACCGGTCCAAGATGATGGGCTGGTGGAGCTCCGATGACAACCTGGACAGCGATAGCAGCTACATGGTGTCGGGCCGGCACGCTGCCGGCCAGGGCACCCAGTACTGCATGGACGCTCCCGAAAGTGCCTTCAGAGACTTGACCTTGAAGAGTCTAAAGGGTGGTGGGGAAGGAAAATGCCTGGCCTGTGCTggtatgtccatgtctctggATGGCCAGACGCTCAAGAGGAGCGCCTGGCACACCATGACCGTCAGCCAGGCGCGCGAAGCCTACCCCAGTGCCGGCGGCACCGAGAAGACCTTGATGCTTCAGGAGGCAAAGGCCAAAGACCGAGCGTATCAGTACCTGCAG GTGCCGCAGGACGAGTGGAGCGGGTACCCAGCGGCAGGCAAGGATGGGGAGATCCCCTGCCGAAGGATGCGCAGCGGCAGCTACATCAAGGCCATGGGTGATGAGGACAGTGCCGACTCAGACGCCAGTGCCAAAGTATCGCCCAGGGCGGCCACACGGCGAGACAGCTACCGCCGCTCCTCCAGCGCCGATCAGGCCAGGACCAA GTTTGCAAGTAGGCACTATTCTGATTCATATATCTGTAACTGTCCCAGCTGCTGCACGCCACCGCGAATGCTGCCACGGGGACAGGGCTACGGGCGCTCCTTCACCACCGGCCAG ATCAATGACGAGCTCAACCACCAGTTCGAGGCCGTCTGCGAGTCGGTTTTTGGCGAGGTGGAGTCGCAGGCCGTGGAGGCGCTGGACCTGCCCGGTTGCTTCCGCATGCGGAGCCACAGTTACCTGCGGGCCATCCAGGCGGGCTGCTCCCAGGATGACGActgcctttccctcttctccatgTCGGCCCCCGCCGGGCCGCCCAtcaccagcagcatcctgaAGCCCAGCACCT CCTTCAGTTACAGAAAAGCTCCACCTCCCATCCCTCCAGGAACCAAAGCCAAACCCATCATCTCCGTCACggcacagagcagcactgagTCCACCCACGAGAGCTACCTGCCCAGCGAGGTCACCCGCAGCCCCGCGTGGTCCAAAGACGCCGCGGCCCGTTGCAACTCGGCCGAGAGCCTGGAGACCTCTAAAGTGACATCTGTGGCCCTCGATTTGCCTCCGGTCCAGCCCCGTGCTGCTCCCAAGCCCTCCACACTCATCATCAAGGCCATCCCCGGCCGGGAGGAGCTGAGGAGCTTGGCTCGGCAGCGAAAGTGGCGTCCCTCCATTGGCGTCCAG GTTGAGGCCGTCTCCGACTCGGATACGGAGAGCCGGAGCCAGAGGGAGTTCCACTCCATTGGGGTGCAGGTGGAGGAGGACAAAAG GCGAGCGCGCTTCAAACGCTCCAACAGCGTGACGGCAGGCGTGCAGGCGGACCTGGAGCTGGAGGGCTTTGCTGGCCTGGCCGTGGCCACCGAGGACAAAGCTTTGCAGTTTGGGCGCCCCTTCCAGCGACATTCCTCGGAGCCTGAGTCTGGGCGGCAGTACGCGGTGTACAAGACGGTCCACACGCAGGGGCAGTGGGCGTACCGGGAGGACTACCAGCTGCAGTACGACACCGTGGAAGTGCCCCGGAGGGATGCCTGGATGGAGCGGGGCTCCCGCAGCCTCCCCGACTCCGGCCGTGCCTCCCCCTGCCACCGCGATGGGGAATGGTTCATCAAACTGCTGCAGGCGGaggtggagaagatggaggGTTGGTGCCAGCagatggagagggaagcagaggacTACGACCTGCCGGAGGAGA TCCTGGAGAAGATCCGGAGCGCCGTGGGCAGCGCCCAGCTCCTCATGTCCCAGAAGGTGCAGCAGTTTTACCGCCTCTGCCAGCAGAACATG GATCCCAACGCATTCCCTGTGCCCACCTTCCAAGACCTGGCTGGCTTTTGGGACCTTCTGCAGCTTTCCATCGAGGATGTCAGTATGAAGTTTGCAGAGCTCCAACAGCTCAAGGCCAACGGGTGGAAGATTGTGGAGCCCAAG gaggagaagaaggtgCCTCCCCCGATACCAAAGAAGCCACCGCGCTCCAAGGTGCACCCGGTGAAGGAGCGCTCCCTGGACTCGGTGGACCGGCAACGGCAGGAGGCCCGCAAGCGGCTCTTGGCAGCCAAGCGAGCTGCCTCCTTCCGCCAGAGCTCGGCCACCGAGAGCGCGGACAGCATCGAGATCTACATCCCCGAGGCGCAGACCCGGCTGTGA